In a genomic window of Rhopalosiphum maidis isolate BTI-1 chromosome 4, ASM367621v3, whole genome shotgun sequence:
- the LOC113549378 gene encoding uncharacterized protein LOC113549378, whose product MRRRIIAVFRSQWLRCAMVALAISYAAECVIRNEPYWETDVAYLHWSTDVPAITVCPAAASGRTADYLRPLTLSNPMFNEIDNTLGVNIIKRTNEFKKKDSFLLCQNMFKNCSWNGKPFNCCRHFQPHRFIIENPCFSINSLQTINKRKKLVVSHFSKKGELKMEFNEPVKISLHNLVDVRFGELQKQYVTVNAGEEVELLYTTRQIVEDVSLVALDLTKRGCLLQDEKKLFHHPVYSKSACLLECALRQPEIYAKSYTLCDCLPICAEMEINNIWNGTQRSVDNVTRCILTMSKPATERLVMKAKKDYVDLIVIIACLLQLFTGINLLDIPKFIFKKKKNNN is encoded by the exons ATGCGTCGTCGTATCATTGCAGTCTTCCGCAGTCAGTGGTTGCGGTGCGCGATGGTCGCGTTGGCGATCAGTTACGCGGCCGAATGTGTAATCCGCAACGAACCGTACTGGGAAACGGATGTGGCGTACTTGCACTGGTCCACCGACGTGCCAGCAATCACCGTCTGTCCTGCAGCAGCTTCCGGTCGTACAGCAGATTACCTTCGACCGCTGACGCTGAG taacCCAATGTTTAACGAGATTGACAATACTTTaggtgtaaatataataaaacggacaaacgaatttaaaaaaaag gatagttttttattgtgtcaaaatatgtttaaaaattgttcatggAACGGAAAGCCCTTCAACTGTTGCAGGCATTTTCAACCACACCGATTCATCATTGAAAACCCTTGTTTTAGCATCAATTCTCTACAAACAATTAACAA AAGAAAGAAATTGGTTGTTAGCCATTTTTCGAAAAAAGGAGAATTAAAAATGGAATTCAATGAGCCAGTTAAG atttcacTGCACAATTTGGTAGACGTACGATTTGGTGAGTTACAAAAACAATACGTTACGGTAAACGCAGGCGAGGAAGTGGAACTGTTGTATACGACCCGTCAAATCGTCGAGGACGTTTCATTGGTAGCTTTGGACTTGACCAAACGCGGATGTTTGTTGCAAGACGAGAAAAAGTTATTTCATCACCCCGTTTACAGTAAATCCGCCTGTTTGCTAGAGTGTGCTTTGCGCCAACCCGAAATATACG ctAAAAGTTACACATTATGTGATTGTCTTCCTATATGCGCagaaatggaaataaataacatatggAATGGAACCCAAag atcgGTCGATAATGTTACAAGATGTATCCTTACTATGTCAAAACCAGCAACGGAACGATTGGTAATGAAAGCCAAAAAAGATTACGTAGATTTAATAG